In the Candidatus Rhodoblastus alkanivorans genome, one interval contains:
- a CDS encoding nicotinate-nucleotide adenylyltransferase — MSLPPFARGMRIGLFGGSFNPPHAGHALVCELALKRLGLHRIWVMVSPGNPLKSRQGLPSLQERMAAARKIMRDPRFVVTGFEAEIGARYSFQTVDFLRRACPGVHFVWIMGADNLAGFFRWQRWRDIAHAMPILAIDRPGATHRAERGQAATWFARRRLPESQAKTLPLRRPPALIVLHGPRSPLSSTQLRAQKRR; from the coding sequence GTGAGCCTCCCGCCTTTTGCGCGCGGCATGCGAATTGGCTTGTTCGGCGGATCGTTCAATCCGCCGCACGCCGGCCATGCCCTGGTTTGCGAGCTGGCGCTGAAGCGGCTCGGCCTGCATCGCATCTGGGTCATGGTGTCGCCCGGCAATCCGCTGAAGTCGCGCCAGGGCCTGCCTTCGCTGCAGGAACGCATGGCGGCGGCGCGCAAGATCATGCGCGATCCGCGTTTTGTCGTTACCGGCTTCGAGGCGGAGATCGGCGCGCGCTATTCTTTCCAGACCGTCGATTTCCTGCGGCGCGCCTGTCCGGGCGTGCATTTCGTCTGGATCATGGGCGCCGACAATCTTGCCGGCTTTTTCCGCTGGCAGCGCTGGCGTGATATTGCGCACGCCATGCCTATCCTGGCGATCGACCGTCCCGGCGCCACCCATCGCGCCGAGCGCGGCCAGGCGGCGACCTGGTTCGCGCGGCGCCGCCTGCCGGAATCGCAGGCCAAAACCCTGCCCCTGCGCCGCCCTCCTGCTCTGATTGTGCTGCACGGCCCGCGCTCGCCCCTGTCCTCGACCCAGTTGCGGGCGCAAAAACGCCGCTGA
- a CDS encoding glutamate-5-semialdehyde dehydrogenase — MENLKALEGEGGDLGAIMIAIGRRARAAARVLSLAAPEQKNLALRAAAKALRDRKQALLDANALDMADARARNLGPAMLDRLALDDKRIASMAQSLDDIADLPDPVGRVLEVFERPNGLRIERVATPIGVVGVIFESRPNVTADAGALCLKAGNSAILRAGSESFHSSRLIHSCLIEGLKEAHLPEDCIALVPTRDRAAVGAMLAGLDGAIDVIVPRGGKSLVARVQAEARVPVFAHLEGIVHVYVDGEADLAKAEKILLNAKMRRTGICGAAETLLVDRAGADRLLEPLVKLLLDAQCEVRGDAAMQQVDARVKPAVEEDWSAEYLDAIIAAKLVDGVEGAIDHIETYGSHHTDCIVTENARKAEKFLREVDSAIVIHNASTQFADGGEFGFGAEIGIATGRMHARGPVGVAQLTSFKYVVHGSGQTRA, encoded by the coding sequence ATGGAAAATCTGAAGGCTCTGGAGGGCGAGGGCGGCGATCTCGGCGCCATCATGATTGCGATCGGCCGCAGGGCCCGCGCGGCGGCGCGCGTGCTGTCGCTTGCCGCGCCGGAACAAAAAAATCTTGCCTTGCGCGCCGCGGCAAAAGCCTTGCGCGACCGCAAGCAGGCCTTGCTCGACGCCAACGCCCTCGACATGGCCGACGCCCGCGCCAGGAATCTCGGGCCCGCCATGCTCGATCGTCTCGCGCTCGACGACAAGAGGATCGCCAGCATGGCGCAGAGCCTCGACGACATCGCCGATCTGCCCGATCCGGTCGGCCGCGTGCTGGAGGTTTTCGAGCGCCCCAATGGCTTGCGGATCGAGCGCGTGGCGACGCCGATCGGCGTCGTCGGGGTGATTTTCGAAAGCCGACCCAATGTCACCGCCGACGCCGGGGCGCTCTGCCTCAAGGCGGGCAATTCCGCGATTCTGCGCGCGGGTTCGGAAAGCTTTCATTCCTCGCGCCTGATCCATTCCTGCCTGATCGAGGGCCTGAAAGAGGCCCACCTGCCGGAGGATTGCATCGCGCTCGTTCCCACCCGCGACCGCGCCGCCGTCGGGGCCATGCTCGCCGGGCTCGACGGAGCGATCGACGTCATCGTGCCGCGCGGCGGAAAGAGTCTGGTGGCGCGGGTGCAGGCCGAGGCGCGGGTTCCGGTCTTCGCCCATCTTGAAGGCATTGTGCATGTCTATGTCGACGGCGAAGCCGATCTCGCCAAGGCGGAAAAGATTCTGCTCAACGCCAAGATGCGGCGCACCGGCATCTGCGGTGCGGCGGAAACGCTGCTGGTGGACCGCGCCGGGGCCGACCGCCTGCTTGAGCCTTTGGTCAAGCTGCTGCTCGACGCCCAATGCGAGGTGCGCGGCGACGCCGCCATGCAACAGGTCGACGCGCGTGTAAAACCCGCGGTCGAGGAGGACTGGTCGGCCGAATATCTCGACGCGATCATTGCGGCGAAACTGGTCGATGGCGTCGAGGGCGCGATCGACCATATCGAGACCTATGGCTCGCATCACACCGATTGCATCGTCACCGAAAACGCGCGGAAAGCCGAGAAATTCCTGCGCGAGGTGGATTCGGCGATCGTGATCCACAATGCCTCGACCCAGTTCGCCGATGGCGGCGAATTCGGCTTCGGCGCGGAAATCGGCATAGCGACGGGGAGGATGCATGCGCGCGGGCCGGTGGGCGTGGCGCAACTCACCTCGTTCAAATATGTCGTTCACGGGTCGGGGCAGACGCGAGCGTGA
- a CDS encoding crotonase/enoyl-CoA hydratase family protein, whose product MPLTRDKSIRLHDYASDDVLGAIHARTGPTPQIELGYEAEIGTIWLTLAPEPRPVFTFELLSSVNKVQRAVHTLWNSGVSSKSPIKFLAYLHKQVGPISTLGGDIEFYLDCIAKGDRARLREYARLSVEGIIWNDSCLRGSAITVAAAPRGVVLGGGIDAPRSCNIMIAERQASFSYPEVKFNHFPIGAVAVLSRYVAPRVAHEILAGGKEYSAEEFARIGVIDAVVGEGESDAWIRNYITGNLRTHAAQLALFQAFSRRVARPFEEELDDLAKRWTEHMMRLTPIEIAHLQKIVVAQDHFLSRSFREAEMAKRKAEAVQQGTNA is encoded by the coding sequence ATGCCTCTCACGCGCGATAAATCGATTCGGCTCCATGATTACGCCTCCGACGACGTCCTTGGAGCTATCCACGCCCGTACGGGGCCGACCCCGCAAATCGAGCTCGGATACGAAGCTGAAATCGGGACCATCTGGCTGACGCTCGCCCCCGAACCCAGGCCGGTTTTCACTTTCGAACTGCTATCGAGCGTCAACAAGGTGCAAAGAGCCGTTCACACCTTGTGGAACTCCGGCGTCTCCTCGAAATCGCCGATCAAGTTTTTGGCCTATTTGCATAAGCAGGTCGGACCGATTTCAACGCTTGGCGGCGATATCGAGTTCTACCTGGATTGTATCGCCAAAGGCGATCGCGCCAGGCTGCGCGAATACGCCAGACTTTCGGTCGAAGGCATAATCTGGAACGACTCCTGCCTTCGGGGCTCGGCGATCACCGTCGCCGCCGCGCCGCGCGGCGTCGTTCTCGGGGGCGGGATCGACGCGCCAAGATCATGCAATATCATGATCGCCGAACGTCAGGCGTCGTTTTCCTACCCGGAAGTCAAGTTCAATCATTTCCCGATCGGCGCCGTCGCCGTCCTGTCGCGTTACGTGGCGCCGCGCGTCGCGCATGAAATTCTCGCGGGCGGCAAGGAATATTCCGCCGAAGAATTCGCCCGGATCGGCGTGATCGACGCCGTCGTCGGCGAGGGGGAAAGCGACGCCTGGATACGCAATTACATCACTGGAAACCTGAGGACGCACGCCGCGCAACTCGCCCTCTTCCAGGCCTTTTCGCGGCGCGTCGCCCGCCCGTTCGAAGAAGAACTCGACGATCTCGCGAAACGCTGGACCGAACATATGATGCGTCTGACCCCGATAGAGATTGCTCACCTGCAAAAAATCGTCGTCGCCCAGGATCATTTTCTGTCGCGATCGTTCCGGGAAGCGGAAATGGCGAAGCGAAAGGCCGAAGCCGTCCAGCAAGGGACGAATGCGTGA
- the rsfS gene encoding ribosome silencing factor gives MQAVLTALDDLKADEIVAIDLVGKTSIADWMIVATGRSTTQVGALADKVVKALKDSGAGTPAVEGLPACDWVLIDAGDLIIHLFRPEVRQFYNLEKMWGVDRPGEKRAGA, from the coding sequence ATGCAAGCCGTTCTGACGGCGCTCGACGATCTCAAAGCCGATGAGATCGTCGCGATCGATCTTGTCGGAAAGACCTCGATTGCCGATTGGATGATCGTCGCCACCGGCCGTTCGACCACCCAGGTCGGCGCCTTGGCCGACAAGGTCGTCAAGGCTTTGAAGGATTCGGGCGCCGGAACGCCCGCGGTGGAAGGCCTGCCCGCCTGCGACTGGGTGCTGATCGACGCGGGCGACCTCATCATTCATCTGTTCCGGCCCGAGGTCCGCCAGTTCTATAATCTCGAAAAGATGTGGGGCGTGGACCGCCCGGGCGAGAAACGGGCCGGGGCTTGA
- the rlmH gene encoding 23S rRNA (pseudouridine(1915)-N(3))-methyltransferase RlmH: MKLLLIGVGRLKAGPERELVARYVERCVASGRKIGFGGFDLREIDESRARRPEDRKAEEAAALSALLPQGARKICLDERGRNMTSEDFAQRLGEWRDGGSPVCALAIGGPDGLDPAFRDRADLTLAFGAMTWPHQIVRALAAEQLFRALTILSGHPYHRV; this comes from the coding sequence ATGAAACTTCTGCTCATTGGCGTCGGGCGGCTCAAGGCGGGCCCGGAGCGCGAACTCGTCGCGCGTTACGTCGAACGCTGCGTCGCGAGCGGCCGCAAGATCGGCTTTGGAGGTTTCGACCTGCGCGAGATCGACGAATCGCGCGCGCGCCGCCCCGAGGACCGCAAGGCCGAGGAGGCGGCGGCGCTTTCCGCCCTTCTGCCCCAGGGCGCGCGGAAAATCTGCCTCGACGAGCGCGGCCGCAACATGACCAGCGAGGATTTCGCGCAAAGGCTCGGGGAATGGCGGGATGGCGGCTCCCCGGTCTGCGCTTTGGCCATTGGCGGGCCGGATGGGCTCGATCCCGCCTTCCGCGACCGCGCCGATCTGACGCTGGCCTTCGGCGCCATGACTTGGCCTCACCAAATTGTGCGCGCTTTGGCGGCCGAACAGCTGTTTCGCGCATTGACCATTCTCTCCGGTCATCCCTATCATCGTGTTTAA
- a CDS encoding putative bifunctional diguanylate cyclase/phosphodiesterase has translation MSLPFSLIIGAVSWRLISYPPSLETHTLAAGNTIGYAMGFFARNAGRPKLVVGQVTACAGLIFIGYLVDPGRFGYLYAALLMGVIVANLYVSKSLYRNIVNAYNATRETEYLARYDKLTGIANRYTFNRIVDCAIEKEPEKVFAIIFLDLDKFKEINDTLGHTAGDAVIREMARRIGECAGGTAQIARFGGDEFLIKLDECDNISVAALASRLLADLGLPYMIDSNVVRATASIGIAVYPWQGRSTEALIKNADIALYEVKKDGGGGWRNFDAKIEKKIAQTRKIECDMRVAIDEGGLIPFFQPIYSLRTREVAGFEALVRWTHPTYGPISPAVFIPIAEKTGMINEIGALMLHKACAAAMNWPDHVSVAVNVSTRQFCRADRLFAALVRALRDSGLPPHRLNLEITESLLVSDPKAVRRIIQQFAHLGVQFSLDDFGTGYSSLSYLKDFPFKKIKIDKSFTDTLASSTASASIIRAVSQIAADLNLDVVAEGIETTEQEQLLASIGVEWGQGYYFSGPVPQAETAGFFRPPSALSGNVLLFSHSALGTRRNEGGV, from the coding sequence GTGTCGCTTCCGTTCAGCTTGATTATTGGGGCCGTCTCGTGGCGTCTCATCAGCTATCCGCCATCGCTGGAAACCCATACGCTGGCCGCGGGCAACACGATTGGCTATGCGATGGGCTTTTTTGCCCGCAACGCCGGACGGCCAAAGCTCGTCGTGGGCCAGGTCACGGCCTGCGCGGGCCTGATTTTCATCGGGTACCTCGTGGACCCCGGACGATTCGGCTATCTGTACGCGGCCTTGCTCATGGGAGTCATCGTCGCCAATTTATATGTCTCGAAATCGCTGTATCGGAACATCGTCAACGCCTATAACGCGACGCGCGAAACCGAATATCTGGCGCGTTACGACAAATTGACCGGAATCGCCAATCGATACACTTTCAACAGAATCGTCGATTGCGCGATCGAAAAAGAGCCCGAAAAGGTTTTTGCGATCATTTTCCTTGACCTCGACAAGTTCAAGGAAATCAACGATACGCTCGGCCATACCGCGGGCGACGCCGTGATCCGCGAGATGGCGCGGCGGATCGGCGAATGCGCCGGCGGGACTGCCCAGATCGCCCGGTTCGGCGGCGACGAATTCCTCATCAAGCTGGACGAATGCGACAATATTTCCGTCGCCGCCTTGGCCTCGCGTCTGCTGGCGGACCTGGGCCTTCCCTATATGATCGATTCGAATGTCGTACGCGCGACCGCCTCGATCGGAATTGCCGTCTATCCATGGCAGGGCAGGAGCACCGAGGCGCTCATCAAGAATGCCGACATCGCGCTCTACGAGGTCAAGAAGGACGGCGGCGGCGGTTGGCGGAATTTCGACGCGAAAATCGAAAAGAAGATCGCCCAGACCCGCAAGATCGAATGCGACATGCGCGTCGCCATCGACGAGGGCGGCCTCATCCCCTTTTTCCAGCCGATTTATTCGCTCAGGACGCGCGAGGTCGCCGGTTTCGAGGCGCTCGTCCGCTGGACCCATCCGACCTATGGTCCAATCAGCCCGGCCGTCTTCATTCCAATCGCGGAAAAGACGGGCATGATCAATGAAATCGGAGCCCTGATGCTCCACAAGGCTTGCGCCGCCGCCATGAACTGGCCGGACCATGTCAGCGTCGCCGTCAATGTCTCGACCAGGCAGTTCTGCCGGGCCGACCGCCTGTTCGCCGCCCTGGTTCGGGCTTTGCGAGACTCCGGCCTGCCGCCACATCGCCTCAACCTGGAAATTACCGAATCCCTGCTCGTCAGCGACCCGAAGGCCGTCCGCCGGATCATTCAGCAATTCGCCCATCTCGGCGTGCAGTTCTCGCTCGACGACTTCGGCACCGGCTATTCCTCGCTGTCCTACCTCAAGGATTTCCCATTCAAGAAGATCAAGATCGACAAGTCCTTCACCGACACATTGGCGTCCAGCACGGCGTCGGCGTCAATCATTCGCGCGGTAAGCCAGATCGCCGCCGATCTCAACCTTGACGTCGTCGCCGAAGGCATCGAAACCACCGAGCAGGAGCAGTTGCTCGCCAGCATCGGCGTCGAATGGGGCCAGGGATATTATTTCAGCGGTCCCGTGCCGCAGGCCGAGACCGCAGGGTTTTTTCGGCCGCCCTCCGCCCTCAGCGGGAACGTCCTCCTTTTCTCCCATTCCGCATTGGGCACAAGGCGGAATGAAGGCGGCGTCTGA
- a CDS encoding methyl-accepting chemotaxis protein, giving the protein MKLLGLKKPDLHDVIFDVVNRSRGILELGLDETILEVNAKYLDAMGYRRDELVGRKHLVTVGKSEADLRAYEDLWRRLRSGEPMEREIKRISRDGSPRWFHCVYTFLRDAKARPVRVVMVFAEITEQKMQQAAMEAQLDAIHHSSAVVECDVEGRIVDANANFLTIMGYSRDEIVGKAHSVLIDRNEARSTENAELWARLARGECVNGDFRRIAKGGREVWIRGSYNPVLDLDGKLHRVIQMSVDVTAQIERRMQRERVFSDVDRRLDSITATVSSVAGEAGEAAFASSGAAGNVQAVAAGAEELSASFQEITRQVRRAAEIANNATEAAASAANLVETLTADAQKIGEIVALINDIAAKTNLLALNATIEAARAGEAGRGFAVVASEVKTLATHTAKATEEIGAQVASVRASTSGVTQAIDVIGGVIASINEITTTISDSVEAQGAVTIDISENMQTAARGVESISASLKAIAQSTAEIDAAAKTVRDLSRGAA; this is encoded by the coding sequence ATGAAACTTCTTGGCTTGAAAAAACCCGACTTGCACGACGTAATATTTGACGTCGTCAACCGGTCGCGCGGGATCCTGGAACTGGGTCTCGACGAGACGATTCTCGAAGTCAACGCCAAATATCTCGATGCCATGGGCTATCGCCGCGACGAACTGGTTGGCCGCAAGCATCTGGTCACGGTCGGGAAAAGCGAGGCCGATCTGCGCGCCTACGAGGATTTATGGCGCCGCCTGCGCTCCGGCGAGCCGATGGAGCGCGAAATCAAGCGGATCAGCAGGGATGGATCGCCGCGCTGGTTCCATTGCGTTTATACTTTTCTGCGCGACGCCAAGGCCAGACCCGTCCGGGTCGTCATGGTCTTCGCCGAGATTACCGAACAGAAGATGCAACAGGCGGCGATGGAGGCGCAGCTTGACGCCATCCATCATTCGTCGGCGGTCGTCGAATGCGATGTCGAGGGGCGCATCGTCGACGCCAACGCCAATTTCCTGACGATCATGGGCTATTCCCGCGACGAGATCGTCGGCAAAGCCCATTCCGTCCTGATCGATCGGAACGAAGCGCGGTCGACGGAAAATGCCGAGTTGTGGGCCAGGCTCGCGCGCGGCGAATGTGTCAATGGCGATTTTCGCCGCATCGCCAAGGGCGGCAGGGAGGTCTGGATCCGGGGCTCCTATAATCCGGTGCTCGATCTCGACGGCAAATTGCATCGCGTCATCCAGATGTCGGTCGATGTGACGGCCCAGATCGAGCGAAGAATGCAGCGCGAGCGCGTGTTCAGCGACGTCGATCGCCGTCTCGATTCGATCACTGCGACCGTATCCTCGGTTGCGGGCGAGGCGGGCGAGGCCGCCTTCGCTTCGTCGGGCGCCGCGGGCAATGTCCAGGCGGTCGCGGCGGGCGCGGAAGAGCTTTCCGCCTCGTTCCAGGAGATCACCCGTCAGGTGCGGCGCGCCGCCGAAATCGCGAACAACGCGACCGAGGCCGCGGCGTCGGCGGCCAATCTGGTCGAGACCCTGACCGCCGACGCGCAGAAGATCGGCGAGATCGTCGCCCTCATCAACGATATTGCCGCCAAGACCAATCTTCTTGCCCTCAACGCCACGATCGAGGCCGCGCGCGCCGGCGAAGCCGGACGCGGCTTCGCCGTCGTGGCCTCGGAGGTCAAGACGCTGGCGACCCACACGGCCAAGGCGACCGAGGAAATTGGCGCCCAGGTGGCTTCGGTGCGCGCCTCGACCTCCGGCGTGACCCAGGCGATCGACGTGATCGGCGGCGTGATCGCCTCGATCAATGAAATCACCACGACGATCTCCGACTCGGTCGAAGCGCAGGGCGCGGTCACGATCGATATTTCCGAAAACATGCAGACGGCGGCGCGGGGCGTCGAATCGATCTCGGCCTCGCTGAAGGCCATCGCGCAATCGACGGCGGAAATCGACGCCGCCGCGAAAACGGTTCGCGATCTTTCGCGCGGCGCCGCATAA
- the mgtE gene encoding magnesium transporter — MTLVQPFEVADLAAMHPADAVEALNDMEAEKGAALLAAMDFRSAVNILEQAGLENGAALVGEIPRAKAAPLLAEIAADRRAEIFRKMEREEARRLLALLPDHARVEMEQLLTYEPDTAGGLMTTEFFRALPEWTVAQSLEAIRTSAATLETVYAAYVVDADGALIRAVSLRELVTADPQTPILSVGSYRKPLFVHPDDPREKVARLISKYDLSAAPVIDASGKILGIVTNDDIIDAIIDDDTEDAQKQGGMEALDAPYMATSFWRMIKKRAGWLSALFLAEMLTASAMQHFESELERAVVLTLFIPLIMSSGGNSGSQATSLIIRALALEEIRLRDWWRVALRELPSGVALGAILGAVGFVRIVLWQKLGVYDYGEHWVLVGFTVSAALVGIVTFGSLTGSMLPFAIQKLGFDPASASAPFVATLVDVTGLVIYFSIALVILRGTLL; from the coding sequence ATGACCCTCGTCCAACCTTTCGAGGTCGCCGATCTCGCCGCCATGCATCCCGCCGATGCCGTGGAAGCGCTCAATGACATGGAAGCCGAGAAGGGAGCCGCCCTCCTCGCCGCCATGGATTTCCGTTCGGCGGTCAATATTCTCGAACAGGCGGGTCTCGAAAATGGCGCCGCGCTGGTGGGGGAAATTCCCCGGGCCAAGGCGGCGCCGCTGCTTGCCGAAATCGCCGCCGACCGGCGCGCCGAGATCTTCCGCAAGATGGAGCGGGAGGAAGCCAGGCGGCTCCTGGCGCTCCTGCCGGACCACGCCCGCGTCGAAATGGAGCAATTGCTGACCTATGAGCCGGATACGGCGGGCGGCCTCATGACCACGGAATTCTTCCGCGCGCTCCCCGAATGGACCGTCGCGCAGAGCCTCGAGGCGATAAGAACCAGCGCCGCGACGCTTGAGACCGTCTATGCCGCCTATGTCGTGGACGCGGACGGCGCCCTGATCCGGGCCGTCTCCCTGCGCGAACTGGTCACCGCCGATCCGCAGACGCCCATCCTGTCGGTCGGCTCGTATCGCAAGCCTCTCTTCGTGCATCCGGACGATCCGCGCGAGAAAGTCGCGCGGCTGATCTCGAAATACGACCTCAGCGCCGCGCCGGTGATCGACGCTTCCGGCAAGATCCTCGGCATCGTCACCAATGACGACATCATCGACGCCATCATCGACGACGACACCGAGGACGCCCAGAAACAGGGCGGCATGGAAGCGCTCGACGCGCCCTATATGGCGACGAGTTTCTGGAGAATGATCAAGAAGCGCGCGGGCTGGCTCTCGGCTTTGTTCCTGGCGGAAATGCTGACCGCCAGCGCCATGCAGCATTTCGAATCCGAACTGGAAAGAGCGGTGGTGCTGACATTGTTCATTCCTCTCATCATGAGTTCGGGCGGCAATTCCGGCTCTCAAGCGACGTCGCTGATCATCCGCGCCCTGGCGCTCGAAGAAATCCGGTTGCGCGACTGGTGGCGCGTCGCCCTGCGCGAACTCCCCTCGGGCGTCGCGCTGGGCGCGATCCTCGGCGCCGTCGGCTTCGTGCGTATCGTTCTGTGGCAGAAGCTCGGCGTCTATGACTATGGCGAACATTGGGTGTTGGTCGGCTTCACCGTCTCGGCGGCCCTCGTCGGCATCGTGACCTTCGGCTCGCTCACCGGCTCCATGCTGCCCTTCGCCATCCAGAAGCTCGGCTTCGATCCGGCAAGCGCCTCGGCGCCCTTCGTCGCGACCCTGGTCGACGTCACCGGCCTGGTGATCTATTTTTCCATAGCCCTCGTGATCCTCCGCGGCACGCTGCTATAG
- a CDS encoding PAS domain S-box protein yields MVPERARRMIVEDNFELAPCGLAVLSPGGVVLKANRAFCRWIGCAEPKRVRGRNFADLIEGEGAAFFAELAVALARAPELDDVFVLLRGESGQVRPAYVNFVLRRDEAGAPASIHIAATRGESRAFHEAELERGKRAAEQLAAIVSTSADAIVSVDPQGRVLNANRAFSEIFQYEPAEIAGANLADLIVPEECRADYEGKLASAALGATKAQIVRRRRKDGAVLDLSLSTAPIRDDSGDLAAVSMIYRDIAPLTRAAEHIEFLLREVNHRSKNLLAVVQAVARQTARLSADPDAFIDRFMSRLSAIGCSHDLLVSRDWRGVRIADLTRNQFSQLDDQARERIEISGDLLEINPRAAESYGLALHELSTNAVKHGALSAPAGKVDLSFHLDRDGKFYTLSWSESGGPPVTAPERSGFGGTVLTRMAPLAIQGESVLDFTPEGLRYRLSAPVAEIVMG; encoded by the coding sequence ATGGTCCCGGAGCGCGCCCGTCGCATGATCGTCGAGGATAATTTCGAACTCGCCCCTTGCGGGCTGGCGGTTCTTTCGCCCGGCGGCGTCGTCCTGAAGGCCAATCGCGCTTTTTGCCGCTGGATCGGCTGCGCCGAGCCCAAGCGGGTCCGAGGGAGGAATTTCGCCGATCTGATCGAGGGCGAGGGGGCGGCCTTTTTCGCCGAACTGGCCGTGGCGCTTGCGCGCGCGCCGGAACTCGACGACGTTTTCGTCCTGTTGCGCGGCGAATCCGGGCAGGTGCGGCCGGCCTATGTCAATTTCGTGCTGCGACGCGACGAAGCGGGCGCGCCGGCGTCGATCCACATTGCTGCGACCCGCGGCGAAAGCCGCGCCTTTCACGAGGCCGAACTCGAGCGCGGCAAGAGGGCGGCGGAACAGCTCGCCGCCATTGTCTCGACATCGGCGGACGCCATAGTCAGCGTCGATCCTCAGGGCCGGGTGCTGAACGCCAATCGGGCTTTCAGCGAAATCTTCCAATATGAGCCGGCGGAAATCGCCGGGGCCAATCTCGCCGATCTGATCGTGCCCGAGGAGTGCCGCGCGGATTACGAGGGGAAGCTCGCCAGCGCCGCATTAGGCGCGACGAAGGCGCAGATCGTGCGGCGGCGGCGCAAGGATGGCGCCGTGCTCGACCTCTCGCTTTCGACCGCGCCGATTCGCGACGACAGCGGCGATCTCGCCGCGGTCTCGATGATTTATCGCGACATCGCGCCGCTCACCCGCGCCGCCGAACACATCGAATTCCTGCTGCGCGAGGTCAATCATCGCTCGAAAAACCTGCTCGCCGTGGTTCAGGCGGTGGCGAGACAGACGGCGCGGCTCTCCGCCGATCCCGACGCCTTCATCGACCGTTTCATGTCCAGGCTTTCGGCGATCGGCTGCAGCCACGATCTCCTGGTCTCGCGCGACTGGCGCGGCGTCCGCATCGCCGATCTCACCCGCAACCAGTTCAGCCAGCTCGACGACCAGGCCCGCGAGCGCATCGAAATTTCGGGCGACCTGCTGGAGATCAATCCGCGCGCCGCGGAATCCTATGGTTTGGCGCTTCACGAGCTTTCGACCAATGCAGTCAAGCATGGCGCGCTTTCGGCCCCGGCGGGCAAGGTCGATCTATCCTTCCATCTCGACCGCGACGGCAAATTTTACACCCTGAGCTGGAGCGAGAGCGGCGGTCCGCCGGTGACGGCGCCGGAGCGCTCGGGCTTCGGCGGAACGGTGCTGACCCGCATGGCGCCGCTCGCCATCCAGGGCGAAAGCGTGCTCGATTTCACGCCGGAAGGGCTGCGCTACCGGCTTTCGGCGCCCGTTGCTGAAATTGTGATGGGGTAG